CCGACGCTCCACTGGGCGACGCCGAGCACGATGGTGCTCACGGCGAGGGTGGTGATGACCGGATTGATCCGCGCGTAGCCGATCAGCACGCCGTTGACCACGCCGGCACCGGTCGCCGCCAGGATCCCGACGCCGGCCGCAGCCGCCGTTCCGATGGCGGGCTGGAGGCTGAGCGTGAGGATCGCGCCCACCGCCACGGTGGCGGGAACGGAGAGATCCGCGAGGCCCCGGGTGATGAAGACGAAGGCCATGCCCACGACGATGACGCCGAGGATCGAGATGTTGATGAGCACGTTGACGAGATTGCCGGCGGTGAAGAACCGGTCGGACAGGATCGTGCCGATCACGAGGAGCAGAACGATGCCGAGCGGCATGCCGATGAGGGGGCCGAGTCGGGCGCCCAGGTTGGCGCGGGTCACGCGGCTCGTGCCGGGCACCCCCGTGGTCGTGGTGTCGAGCAGTGTGTCGCTCATGCGGGAACCGCCTCTCCGGTTGCAGCGTGCATGACGGTCGCCTCGTCGGCGTCGGCGCGCGCGATCTCCGCGGAGATGCGCCCCTCGTGCAGGACGTAGATCCGATCGCTCACCGCGAGCACCTCGGGAAGCTCGGAGGAGATCAGGAGGATCGCCGTGCCGGCGGCGGCGAGCGCACCGATGATCTCGTGGATGTCGGCCTTGGCGCCGACGTCCACCCCTCTCGTGGGTTCGTCGAGGATCAGCACCTTCGGCTGCGTCGCGAGCCACTTCGCGATGACGACCTTCTGCTGATTACCGCCGCTCAGCGTGTCGACCGCGCGCTCGATCACGGGCGGGGAGACGCCGAGCGTCGCCACCTGCTCCCGGGCGAGTTCGCGCTCGCGCGGCCGGGAGATCCAACCCATCCGACCGAGGTCGGAGAGGACCGGGAGCGAGATATTGTCCTTGATCGAGGCCGACGGGATGATGCCGTCGCGCTTGCGATCCTCGGGGACGTAGGCGATGCCCGCCTCCGTGCCCTGGGCGGGGGTGCGGGCGTGCACCGCCGCGCCGTCGACGTGGACGGTACCCGCGTTCGCGCGGTCGAGGCCGAAGATGGCGCGCGCCACCTCCGTGCGCCCCGCACCCACGAGCCCGGCGAGTCCGACGATCTCGCCGGCGCGGACGTGCAGCGAGACGTCTTCGAACGCGCCCTGGCGGGTGAGTCCCTCGACCGCCAGCACCGTATCGCCGATCGGCACCTCCCGCTTCGGGAAGATGTCGGTCAGATCGCGACCCACCATGAGGCGGATCATCTCCCCGGCGGTGAGCCCCTCGGCCGGTCGGGTCTCGATCTGCTGCCCGTCCCGCAGCACCGTCACCTGGTCGCCCAGGTCGAGCACCTCGCGGAGGCGGTGGCTGATGTAGATGATGGCGATCCCGTCGGCGCGCATGCGGCGGACGATGTGGAACAGTGCCTGAGCCTCGTGCTCGCTGAGCGAGGACGTGGGCTCGTCGAGCACGATGATCTTCGGGCGGAGCGCATAGGCCTTCGCGATCTCGACGATCTGCTGCTGGCTGACCGTCAGAGAGCCGAGGATCGCGCCCGGGTCGATGCGCGCGTCGAAGGCGTCGAGCACCGCCTGCGCGGACTCGGTCAGCGCCTTGCGCTGCACGAACCCGAGGCGCGACGGGGTCGAGCCGAGCATGATGTTCTCCGCGACGGTCAGGTCGGGGACCAGGTTGAGCTCCTGGTAGACCATGCCGATCCCGCGCTTGCGGGCGTCGATCGGTCCGCTGATCCGGGTCTCGACGCCGTCGAGGAGGATCGCACCGTCGTCGGGCTGGTAAACGCCCGCGAGGATCTTCATCAGTGTGGACTTCCCGGCACCGTTCTCGCCGACGATCGCGTGGACCTCCCCGGCCCGAGCGACGAGATCGACGTCCGCGAGCGCGCGGATGCCGGGGAACGATTTGGAGATGTTCCGCATCTCCAGGGCCGCAGTCATTGGGAACTCCCTTCCGTGCCGGGCGTCGTCGACCGGCTCCCGCTCAGGTGGAACTCGAGGTGGTAGCTCACACTCGTACCGGGGGCGATGCGAGGCAGCGCGTTCTCGGCGGCGGCGGCGGCGCGGCCCCGGCTCCAGTCCACGTTCGTGGGCTCGAGGCCGAGCACGTAGTGGCCGTCGCCGAGCATCTTCCACTGGTGCAGCGCGGGCAGACCCTCGGTGTCGAACCGCAGCGCGAGGCGTGTGTCCTGCGCCGGATTGTCGACGGAGACCTCGGCGAGGCCGCCGCCGCTGAAGTCGTGCTTGAAGACCTGCTCCGCGTACCCGGGCGTCGGCGGCTGCAGGTCGAACCAGTCGGCCATGCCCTGCTCCGCGGCCGCATCCCGGGGGGACACCGCGTGCGAGGGGATCCGCAGCGTGGCTCCCTCGTCGAGCAGCGGCCAGCCGATGTTGGCGTGGTACAGCACCATGTGCCCCGCGTCGGCGCTGGACTCGTTCGTCACGGTGTCGTCCACGAGAATGGTGCCGCTGCCGAGCGGCACGGTGATGCGCCGACGGAGCAGGAGATTCTCGCCGAAGACCGTCGCCTGGCGCACCTCGCCCTCGACGACGAGCGCCTCGTCGGTCACCTGCGCGCGCGTGACGTGCGCCGGCACCGTGCCCACCCGTCCGTGCATGGGGTAGTCCACGCCGTCATCGCGGCTCGCGGGGCCGTAGGCGTCGAGCCCGCAGGTGGCGAGCAGGCCGCCCCCGAACGATCGGAGCCACTCGGTGCCCGCGTTGACCGCGAGGGCCGGCGCCACGAACCCGGTGGGGGAATGCCACGCGATCGGCACGCCGCGATAGCTCACGGCGCCGATGTCGAGCGCGCGATCCGGCAGCAGGTCGACACTCAGCCCACCGCCCGAATGGAGAGTGATGCGACGCGCACCGCGTGCCGGGCCCTGCGTCTCGCTGACCTCGTCGATCCGGGCGAGCTGCCGCAGGTCTCCGACGCGTTTCCGGGCCTCCCCTGCGGGGAGCCCGTACAGCTGGGGTTCGCCGGGCACGGTCAGAGGCCCAGCTCGGCGCGTTCGGCCGCGAGCTGGCGGTTGCCGGGCCCGAAGTGCTTCAGGATCACGAGGTCGTCGGTCGCCGAGGTGTTCGTGACGGTGACGCCGGCCTCGGCTGCGCTGGAGGTCACGAAGAACTCATCGCTCGAGAACTGTCCGTAGCGAATGCTGGAGATCGCGGCGATGTGCTGCGACCCGATGGTGCCGTGGCCGGCGACGGCGATGAGTCCGTGGGCCTCGCGATCCGCGATCTGCACCGAGCCGCCGGGGGCGACGGTCAGTTCCTTGGCGCTGAAAGAGGGGGACCGGTAGGTGATCCAGCGCTCGACGAACTCGGGGGAGCCCTGGCGGCTCTCGATCGTCTCGACCGGGGGTGTGAAGCGGTGGCTCCAGAATTCGGGATCGACGTTGCGCTCCCAGTCGACGAGCTCCACGATGAAGTCGAGGTCGCCGACCTTCTCGGCGGGCACGTCCTTCCAGAGCAGCTCGTCGGGTACCTCACGGTTGTTCGACCAGGACTCGGTCATCGCGAAGACATCGCACGCGGCCTGCGGCTCGTAGGTGCACATGCTGGCAGGGGCGTGCAGGATCCCGGCCGGTACGTCCCACCCGGTGCCCGGCGTCGTGCGATAGGCCTTCGACAGGTCGGTGATGCGGTTGTCGCCCCCGCGGAGGAAGCCGGCGAGCTTCTCCTTGAGCTGATCCCGGGTGACCTCCGGGTGCAGTCCGAAGAAGGTGTACGGGAATTGCCCGCCGTGATTGTTCATCTGCGGCGGGAAGTAGTAGGCCTCGGGCTTGCCGGGCTTGCCGACGAGGGCAGCGTGCTCGTCGCGGTGGTGGATGTGGAACGGGAGCGGGAACTCGTTGTCGAAGAACTTGGAGTACATGGGCCAGAGGCCGTGGCTCTCCCAGAGGCCGCCGATCGCGTCGCCGCGGGTGTGGGCGATGAACTCGTCGAGGGGGATGACCCCGCCGTCGGGATCGCGCACGAGGCTCATGCCTTCGAACGGATCGGTGCGCGGGCCGTTCTCGGCGCGGATGGCGCTCGCGAGCCAGCGCTCATCGATGCCACCCCGCTCCTTGCCGAGGGGGAAGTAGTCGTCCGGGTGGAGCCGGATGCGACGGCCCGGGGTGCAGAACGCCCGCGGCACCCACGTCGGAGCGAGTCGGAGGACGCCTCCGGCATCGTTCATCGCCCGTTCGATGGCTGCTTCGGATCCGGTGACGTTCTCGTATGGGCCGGCGTGAGCCATATCTCCACTCCTTTGTGAGGTACTGCGGTGTTCGGTGCGATGTTCGTGCGATGTGTTGCTCAGTGGTTCATTGAACCCCGTATGTTTCAATGAAGCTAGCAGACTCCGGGCGGAGGCACAAGTGGGCGAGCAGCGTTCGGCGTCATCCGGACCCTCAGTGGGGCGGTGGAGCGTCTCTCGACGGTGCTGCGGCAGGCTCCAGCCCTCGTCCGGCGTTATTCGCCCGACGAGGTCTGCCCGCCTCCGTCCGCCCGGCTATGCCCGCCGGTCGAGCGCAGTGACGGCCGCGACCTCGTGGTATCGCGCATAGCGCTCAGCCGCGCCCGTTCCGGCTCGCGGATCCAGGCATCGGCTGCCCTCGGGACGCCAGAGGGCGCCGAGCTCGCGCACCGTGACTCCCTGCGCCACCGCGGCCGCTTGCACCGCTGCGCCGCGCGCGACGGGTTCGGCGACGTCGACCAGGTGCACCGGGCGGCCGATCGCGTCGGCGAGCAGCTGGGGCGTCGCGGCGGAACGGCTTCCGCCGCCGATGGCGTACACCCTGCCGTCGAGCGGGAAGCCGAGCCGGGCAATGCCCTCGGCGCCGGCGAGCAGGCCGAACACCACACCCTCGACGGCGGCACGGGCGAGGTGTTCGCGTGTGGTCGCCGTGGTGAGGTCGGCCAGCAGGCCGCTCGATCCCGGTCGGTCGGGGGTGCGCTCGCCGTCGAGGAAGGCGGCGAGCACCGGGCCCCCGGATCCCGCGGCCAGCGCGAGTGCCGAGAACGTCTCGCGGTCCGTGCCGAGCAGTGAGGTGAAGGTGTCGGTGACCTTCGCCGCGTTGAGCGTGCACACGAGGGGCAGGAACCCGCCCGTGAGATTCCCGGTCCCGCTGACGGTGCCGGTCGGATCGTGCAGCGGGCGCTCCGTCGTGGTCACCACCACACCCGAGGTGCCGAACGAGAAGATCGACTCGCCCTCGGTGATCCCGAGCCCGAGGGCGGAGGCGTGTTGGTCTCCGGCTCCCGCGCTCACCGGGATGCCCGGTCGGATTCCGAGTTCCGCCGCCGCGGCCGCTGACACGCTCCCGGTGATCCCCTCCGGCGGCAGCACCTCCGGGAGCATCGCCGCCCAGTCGGTCCCCGGGTCGATCCGCTCGAGATGGTCGAGGCGGTATCGATTCGCCACCGGATCGAAATACCCCGTGCCCGAGGCGTCGGACCGATCGGTGCGATACGCGCCGGTGAGTCGAAAGCCAAGGTAGTCGTGCGGGAGGAGCATCGTGCGCATCCGTGAGAACGCCTCGGGCTCGCGCGCACGGAACTGCGCCACCTTCGCGATGGTGAACGCCGCCGTCGGCAGCGACCTCGTGGTTTCGACGAACCTGTCCGCTCCGATGTCAGCGATCAATGCGGCAAGATCCGGGGCGGCCGTCGTGTCGTTCCAGAGCTTCGCGGCTCGGATCACCGCGCCTGAGGCGTCGAGGGGGACGAAGCCGTGGCACTGTCCCGCGATGCCGATCGCATCGACGCGGACTGCGGGAGCGGCGGCGAGCGCTCCGGCGAAGGCCGTGACCAGCGCACGCCACCAGTCGTGCGGATCCTGCTCGCTCACCGGCGGCCGGGTGGCCGGGTGCGGTGCACTCCCGGAGGCGATCAGGCGGCCGTCCTCGCGGGCGCGCAGCTCGACTTTGCAGGCTTGGGTCGAGGAATCGACCCCCGCGACCACCGGTATCGTCACCGCGCTGCTCCGATAACCGTCGTCAGCAGGCGCTCGACTTCCGCAGCGACGGCATCGCGCGCGGGAGCGAGGTAGCGGCGAGGATCGACGACTGCGGGGTCGTCGAGCACACCCCGGATCGCCGAGGTGAAGGCGACACCGAGCGCGGTGCCGACGTTCACCTTCACGATGCCCGCGGCGATGGCGCTCCGAATCCCGTCATCGGAGACCCCGGAGGAGCCGTGCAGCACCAGCGGTACCGGAACGGCTGAGGCGAGGCGGGAGATCAGGTCGAGGTCGAGCATCGCGTCTCGCGTGGTCATCGCGTGCTGCGATCCGACCGCAACTGCGAGCGCATCAACTCCCGTGTCGGCCACGAACGCTGCCGCCTCCTCGGGATCGGTGCGTACCCCCGGCGCATGGGCGCCGAGCTTGCCGCCGATCTCCCCGAGCTCGGCCTCGACGCGCACCCCGGCTGCGTGCAGGGCCTCGGTCACGGCTCGGGTCCGTGCGACGTTCTCCGCGAACGGCAGGGCCGCGGCATCGAACATCACCGATCCGAAGCCGAGCTCCGGGGCCCGCAGGGCGAGGGACTCATCGGTGATGTGATCGAGGTGCAGCGCAACCGGGACACGCGCGGCGATCGCGGCGGCGCGCGCGGCCGCGGCGACAGGCTCCGGCGCGCCGTGGTAGGCGATGGCGTTCTCGCTGAGCTGCAGGATCAGCGGTCGCTCCGCGCGCTCCGCTCCGGCGACGGCCCCGGTGATGTGCTCGATGGTCACGATGTTGACGGCCAGTACGCCGGTCCGGCGCGAGTCGGCGACCAGTGCTGCCGATGCGATCATGGGGTTCCTCCTGGGAGTGCGGGGTGGTGACGGGTGCTGGAGCGCGAGGATCGGACGATGCGGCGTGCTCGGGTGCTCTCACGAACGATACGGGGTCGGGATACGATAGAACCGTGCTCATCACGGTGACCCCGGCCCCCGCCATCGACTGGACGCTCGAGGTCGATCACTTCGACTTCGGTCTGGTGCACCGCGCGCGTTCGGAGCGGCGCGAGCCGAGCGGCAAGGGCGTGAACGTGTCGGTCGCCCTGCATCGCGCCGGGCAAGGGACGCACGCCGTGATCGCGGCGACGGGGGAGGGCACCGACTTCCTCAGCCGGGAGCTCGAGGCACTCGGCGTCTCCCACTCGTTCACCCCGGGTGGACCGGTGCGCACCAACGTCACGCTGCTCGTACCCGGCAGACCCGATACCAAGATCAATACCGGCGGCAGCGCGCTCGACACGGCATCGTGCGACGCGCTGGTGCGGAGCCTCGACGCGCATCCAGCGGCGACGGCTGTGCTCACCGCCGGCAGCGTTCCCCAGGGGACCGACGTGGCACTGCACGCCCGTGTCGTGTCCGCTGCTCGGCGACTCGGTCGCTACACCGCGGTCGACACCTCCGGCGAGGCCCTCGCCGCCGCTGTTGCGGAGGGGCCCGATCTCGTGAAGCCCAACGTGCACGAGCTGGCCGAACTGACCGGGTCGCAGCCCGCCACGCTCGGTGACGTACGCCAGGCGGCGCGAGCCCTGCGCGCGGATCACGGCGTCGGTGCGGTGCTCGTGAGTCTCGGTGCCGACGGCGCGCTCCTCGTGGACGATACCGGGGAGATCTGGGCGGGGGCCACCCCCGATGCGGTGGTCAACGCCGTGGGTGCGGGGGACGCGATGCTCGCAGGCTATCTCGCAGCGCGAGGCGACCGGATGAGCGCCGTTCGCACGGCGGTGCGGTGGGGTGCATCGGCTGTCGCCCACGAGTCGACGCTGTTCGAGGTCCTGCCCAGCGACCGTCTTTCGGAGTGGAGCACCACCGAGATCGATGCGACGCGCCGGGTCGGGGACGACACCGACTGACCGCGCGGACCGGCTCACCATGCCGAGCTCGTCACACTCCGCCAAAGTCCCGCCGCCACTCCGGCGAACAGCGCCGCCCCGCGCGAGCCCGCCTCCGCGAGCTCGGGCACCTCGACGGTGCCGAGGCGGCGCCGCTTCGCGTCGATGAGCGCCGTGCTCGCCGTCCACCCTCCCACCGCGATGACGCGACGACTCGGGCCGGAGCTCGCCGACATGCAGGCATCGAGCCGTTGCGCCTCAGCGGTCACACCCTCGACGGCGCCGCGCCAGATCATTTCGGGCGCCAGGCCATCCCCGACGAGTGCGGCGATGCGGTTCGCCGGGGTCGCCGAGTCGATGCGCACCGACGGTGGGGGGAGGGCGCGAGCAGCCGCGTCCAGTCCGAGCGAAACGTCGCGCACTCCGATCGCCTCGAGCGTGCGGCCGAGCGCACGACCGCCCTCCGTCGCGCCGAGCAGACACCAGTGCCCTGGCAGGGCATGCCAGCCCACGGTGATCCCCGCGCCGGTCAGCGCGGTGATCGTGCTCGGCGCAAGGCCGGGGTTCGCGGTGCGCACGAGCGCTTCCGCGGTCCCGCACGAGTCGAGGACGTCACCCGAACTCCAGGCCCCGGCGCCCACCGCGGCCACCTGGTGATCGTGTCCGGCGACCGCGATGCGCGCCCCGGTCAATCGCGAGTGGACCGCAGCGGTGACCGCGCCGAGATCGGTTCCGGCGTCGGTGAGGTCGGGCAACCAGCTGCGCCGGACACGTGAGAACTGCAGCGCCGCGTCCCACCACTCGCGGCGAGCCAGGTCGAGCCAGCCGGTGCGAGACGCGAGGGACGGTTCGCTGGCCGCCCGCCCGCCGAGCGCGTAGGCGATCCACTCGGCCACGCTCAGGCGACGGCGCGCTCGGCTCAGATCGAGGTCATGGGAGAGCCATCGGCTCTTCGTGAGCGACCACTGCTGCGCGCGGGGCAGGCCCGTGACCGCGGAGAATCCCTCGGCTCCCAGTTCCTCGTCGAGGGCCTCGAGTTCCCGCGCATCGCGTGTGTCGTACCACGCGATCACCGGAGCGATCGAGCGGTCTTCGGCGTCCAGGAGCACTCCCGACTCGGCGAGGCTCGCCACGCCGACACCGATGACACGCCCCTCCGGCGCCGCATCCAGCGCCGCGGCGAGGGCCGCGAATGCGGCGTCGCGGAGGGATGCGGCCGTCGTCTCGGTGCCCGTGGCGGTCGTGCGCCAGTGCGTCGCGGCGCGGCCCGTTGCGAGCGGACGACCGTCGGAAGCGAACACAACGGCCTTCGCGCTGGTCGTCCCGATATCGAGACCCACGAGCAGCGCCGCCGTCATGCCGGAGGCCGTCATGCCGCTCTCAGCGGCGGTGCGGGACTGCAGAGCACGACATCGAGCGTCGCATCGATGCGCAGCGGACCGGCGTCGTGGCGCACGAGCAGGACCGAACCTCGACCGACCGTGCACGAGTCGGCGGCGGTCGACAGGCGCCCGGTGCCGCCGAGGACCACGGCGATCGAGAACGCTGCGGGCACCTCGGTGGAGCCGGCACCGGCGTCGGGCCTGAAGCGCAATGCGGTGTAGAAGTTGTCGGCCGCGTCGGGAAAGAGCTGCTGCGCGCGGCCCCTGGAGGAACGTGTAGCCCGCAGTTCGTCGAGTTCTTCGCTCTCGAGGGTCTCGCGACGAAACACGGAGAGCGCGGTGTCTCGCGAGATCCCGAGGAGGGCCGATGAACGGTCGATGCCGGGATAGCCCTCGTACTCGAGAAGTATCGAGAGATCGGTGGGCTGTTGCAGCTCCAGCAGGGTGATTCCTGGGCCGATGCCGTGCGGCAGACCGGCGGGGACGTGGAATGTGTCACCAGGAGCAACTGGAATGCGGTGCATCGCCTCCGTCATCGCGGCGACGTCTTGCTCCTCGAACCACTGCGCGAGTTCGTCCCGGTCGACGTCTCGACGAAAGCCGAGCAGCACCTCGGCCGGGTGCGCCGGATCGATGTCCAGGATCAGCCAGGATTCGGTCTTGCCGCACACCCCCAGGCCGTGCCGCGTGGCGAAGGCGTCGTCGGGGTGGGCGTGGATGAACAAGCGGCCATCGGTGCTGAGGAGCTTCGTGAGCACGCCGCACTGTCCGACGGGGAGTGTCTCGGCGAGATCGGCACCCAGAAACCCGACCGGATCCTCGGCGAGCGCCTCGCGCAGGGGCCGCCCATCGGGCAGCACCGTCAGACCGACGCCCCCTCCGGCGAACACCTCCGTCGCCGAGCCGAGGAAGTCTTCCGGCACATGGGAATCCGGTTGTTCGATGCCGCGGAATCGGGCGATGCCGCTGCCACCGAGATAGGGGCGAGCGGCGGGCTGGTTCGCCGACAGCTCGATGATGCCGGGAAGTGCGGGGATGGGGGAGTGCATGGGGTCTCCTGCATGCGGGGGACGGGGACGGTGCCCGGAAGGGGCGGCCGGGGAACCGGCCGCCCCGGGGTGACTAGCCGCAGGATTCCTTGTAGATGGCGTCCTGCATGCTGTCGAGGTTGTCCGCGGTGAGGACCACGGTCTCCGTGCCGATCTCGGCGACCACGTCGCCGCCGGTGAGGTAGGCGACGGCCTGCTCGACGGCCTGCGTGCCGATGTCGCTCGGCTTCTGAGCGACGAGGGCCTGCACATCGCCGCGTTCGAGCTGCTCGACCTGGGTCGCGCCGGCATCGAAGCCGACGATCTTCACGGTGCCCTGCGCGTTCGCATTACGGAGGCCGGTCGCGGCTCCCTGCGCGGCGAACAGGTTGGTCGCGAAGATGCCGGTGAGATCGGGGTTCGCCGCGAGCGCCGCCTGCACGATCGAGGCCGCCTTCGCGGGATCGTTGTCGTTGATCTGCGCGCCGAGGTACTCGATGCCCTCGTGCGTGGCGATCTGATCCTCGAAGCCCTTCTGGCGGGCATCGGAGGTCGACGCGCCGGCCTTAAACGCGATCACGAGCACCTTGCCTTCGTTGCCGACGAGCTCGGCGAGCGCGTCGGCCGCGGCCGCGCCACCCTGCTCATTGTCCGTCGCGACCGAGGTGAACGCGAGCGACGGGTCGTCGAGCGTGGTGTCGACCAGGCCGACGGGAATCCCCGCTTCGACCGCCTGGGTCAGCGGCGGCTCGAGGGCCTTGCCGTCCGTGGGAGCGATGAGCAGGGCGGCGGGCTTCGTGGCGACCATCGAGTTGACGATCGGCGTCTGCACCGCGGCCTCGAACTGGCCGGGGATCTGGGCGGCGACCTCCATGTCGTACTCGGCCGCAGCGTCTTCGATGGCGCACTGCATGGAGATGTAGAACGGGTCGTTGACGCCGGGGATGAATCCGATGGTCTTGCCGGCGAGATCCGCGGTGCTCAAGGCTCCGCTCGACTCCTCGTTTGCCGCCTCGGACTGCTGGCTTCCGGTGGTGCAGGCGGCGAGCGAGACGGCCAGAGCCGAGACCGCGAGAAGCGCCGCGCTGCGCTTGACGATATTCATGGATGAGTGCCTTTCGTGGGTGATGGGTGGTGAATCGGAGAGTGGAGGTTAGCGGTTGTTCTTGCGTCTGCGCATCTGATCGAGGTACACGGCGCCGAGCAGAACGGCCCCGACGGCGATCTGCTGCCAGTACGGGCTGACGTTCAGGATCACGAAGCCGTTCTGCAGGATGACCGGGATGAACACGCCGATGACCGTGCCGATCATCAGCCCGCGCCCGCCGAAGAGGCTCGCGCCACCGATGACCACCGCAGTGATCACGGAGAGATTGTCGGTCGAGTGCCCGCCCAGGGTGGTGGTCGCGAAACGCGCAACGGAGAGGTAGCCCGCGAGACCGGCGAGAAGGCCCGCGATCATGTAGACCTTGACCAGGTGTCGGTCGACGTTGACGCCCGTGCGCCGGAGCGCCTCGGCGTTCGACCCGACCGCGTAGGTGTAACGGCCGAAGCGCGTCTGCGCCAGAATGATCCCGAAGACGATCGCGACGACGAGTGCGATCACGGCGAGGATCGGAACACCGAGGATCCGGCCGGAGCCGATCGTGTCGACCAGCTCGAACGGGACGTTGCGGACATCGACGCCGCCCGTGAGCAGCAGGGCGGCGCCCAGCGACGCTCCCATTGTGGCCAGGGTGACGATGAGCGCCGGAATCTTGGCCTTCGCGACGAGCAGCCCGTTCACCACGCCCCACGCGGCCCCCGACACGAGGGCGACCGCGAGTCCGATCAGCAGGGTCAGCGGCGAGCCGTCACCGATCGCAGACATCGTCATGGCGGCGGTCACGCTGGAGAAGACCAGCACGCCGCCGACCGAGAGATCGATGCCCGCGGTGATGATGACGTAGGTGGCCCCGGCCGCCATCACGAGCAGGATCGCCGCGTCGGTGAGCAGGTTGATGAAGTT
Above is a genomic segment from Leucobacter rhizosphaerae containing:
- a CDS encoding 1-phosphofructokinase family hexose kinase, producing the protein MLITVTPAPAIDWTLEVDHFDFGLVHRARSERREPSGKGVNVSVALHRAGQGTHAVIAATGEGTDFLSRELEALGVSHSFTPGGPVRTNVTLLVPGRPDTKINTGGSALDTASCDALVRSLDAHPAATAVLTAGSVPQGTDVALHARVVSAARRLGRYTAVDTSGEALAAAVAEGPDLVKPNVHELAELTGSQPATLGDVRQAARALRADHGVGAVLVSLGADGALLVDDTGEIWAGATPDAVVNAVGAGDAMLAGYLAARGDRMSAVRTAVRWGASAVAHESTLFEVLPSDRLSEWSTTEIDATRRVGDDTD
- a CDS encoding FGGY-family carbohydrate kinase → MTASGMTAALLVGLDIGTTSAKAVVFASDGRPLATGRAATHWRTTATGTETTAASLRDAAFAALAAALDAAPEGRVIGVGVASLAESGVLLDAEDRSIAPVIAWYDTRDARELEALDEELGAEGFSAVTGLPRAQQWSLTKSRWLSHDLDLSRARRRLSVAEWIAYALGGRAASEPSLASRTGWLDLARREWWDAALQFSRVRRSWLPDLTDAGTDLGAVTAAVHSRLTGARIAVAGHDHQVAAVGAGAWSSGDVLDSCGTAEALVRTANPGLAPSTITALTGAGITVGWHALPGHWCLLGATEGGRALGRTLEAIGVRDVSLGLDAAARALPPPSVRIDSATPANRIAALVGDGLAPEMIWRGAVEGVTAEAQRLDACMSASSGPSRRVIAVGGWTASTALIDAKRRRLGTVEVPELAEAGSRGAALFAGVAAGLWRSVTSSAW
- a CDS encoding class I mannose-6-phosphate isomerase encodes the protein MHSPIPALPGIIELSANQPAARPYLGGSGIARFRGIEQPDSHVPEDFLGSATEVFAGGGVGLTVLPDGRPLREALAEDPVGFLGADLAETLPVGQCGVLTKLLSTDGRLFIHAHPDDAFATRHGLGVCGKTESWLILDIDPAHPAEVLLGFRRDVDRDELAQWFEEQDVAAMTEAMHRIPVAPGDTFHVPAGLPHGIGPGITLLELQQPTDLSILLEYEGYPGIDRSSALLGISRDTALSVFRRETLESEELDELRATRSSRGRAQQLFPDAADNFYTALRFRPDAGAGSTEVPAAFSIAVVLGGTGRLSTAADSCTVGRGSVLLVRHDAGPLRIDATLDVVLCSPAPPLRAA
- a CDS encoding class II fructose-bisphosphate aldolase, giving the protein MIASAALVADSRRTGVLAVNIVTIEHITGAVAGAERAERPLILQLSENAIAYHGAPEPVAAAARAAAIAARVPVALHLDHITDESLALRAPELGFGSVMFDAAALPFAENVARTRAVTEALHAAGVRVEAELGEIGGKLGAHAPGVRTDPEEAAAFVADTGVDALAVAVGSQHAMTTRDAMLDLDLISRLASAVPVPLVLHGSSGVSDDGIRSAIAAGIVKVNVGTALGVAFTSAIRGVLDDPAVVDPRRYLAPARDAVAAEVERLLTTVIGAAR
- the xylB gene encoding xylulokinase, with the protein product MTIPVVAGVDSSTQACKVELRAREDGRLIASGSAPHPATRPPVSEQDPHDWWRALVTAFAGALAAAPAVRVDAIGIAGQCHGFVPLDASGAVIRAAKLWNDTTAAPDLAALIADIGADRFVETTRSLPTAAFTIAKVAQFRAREPEAFSRMRTMLLPHDYLGFRLTGAYRTDRSDASGTGYFDPVANRYRLDHLERIDPGTDWAAMLPEVLPPEGITGSVSAAAAAELGIRPGIPVSAGAGDQHASALGLGITEGESIFSFGTSGVVVTTTERPLHDPTGTVSGTGNLTGGFLPLVCTLNAAKVTDTFTSLLGTDRETFSALALAAGSGGPVLAAFLDGERTPDRPGSSGLLADLTTATTREHLARAAVEGVVFGLLAGAEGIARLGFPLDGRVYAIGGGSRSAATPQLLADAIGRPVHLVDVAEPVARGAAVQAAAVAQGVTVRELGALWRPEGSRCLDPRAGTGAAERYARYHEVAAVTALDRRA
- a CDS encoding ABC transporter substrate-binding protein; the protein is MNIVKRSAALLAVSALAVSLAACTTGSQQSEAANEESSGALSTADLAGKTIGFIPGVNDPFYISMQCAIEDAAAEYDMEVAAQIPGQFEAAVQTPIVNSMVATKPAALLIAPTDGKALEPPLTQAVEAGIPVGLVDTTLDDPSLAFTSVATDNEQGGAAAADALAELVGNEGKVLVIAFKAGASTSDARQKGFEDQIATHEGIEYLGAQINDNDPAKAASIVQAALAANPDLTGIFATNLFAAQGAATGLRNANAQGTVKIVGFDAGATQVEQLERGDVQALVAQKPSDIGTQAVEQAVAYLTGGDVVAEIGTETVVLTADNLDSMQDAIYKESCG
- a CDS encoding sugar ABC transporter ATP-binding protein gives rise to the protein MTAALEMRNISKSFPGIRALADVDLVARAGEVHAIVGENGAGKSTLMKILAGVYQPDDGAILLDGVETRISGPIDARKRGIGMVYQELNLVPDLTVAENIMLGSTPSRLGFVQRKALTESAQAVLDAFDARIDPGAILGSLTVSQQQIVEIAKAYALRPKIIVLDEPTSSLSEHEAQALFHIVRRMRADGIAIIYISHRLREVLDLGDQVTVLRDGQQIETRPAEGLTAGEMIRLMVGRDLTDIFPKREVPIGDTVLAVEGLTRQGAFEDVSLHVRAGEIVGLAGLVGAGRTEVARAIFGLDRANAGTVHVDGAAVHARTPAQGTEAGIAYVPEDRKRDGIIPSASIKDNISLPVLSDLGRMGWISRPRERELAREQVATLGVSPPVIERAVDTLSGGNQQKVVIAKWLATQPKVLILDEPTRGVDVGAKADIHEIIGALAAAGTAILLISSELPEVLAVSDRIYVLHEGRISAEIARADADEATVMHAATGEAVPA
- a CDS encoding aldose 1-epimerase family protein, whose amino-acid sequence is MPGEPQLYGLPAGEARKRVGDLRQLARIDEVSETQGPARGARRITLHSGGGLSVDLLPDRALDIGAVSYRGVPIAWHSPTGFVAPALAVNAGTEWLRSFGGGLLATCGLDAYGPASRDDGVDYPMHGRVGTVPAHVTRAQVTDEALVVEGEVRQATVFGENLLLRRRITVPLGSGTILVDDTVTNESSADAGHMVLYHANIGWPLLDEGATLRIPSHAVSPRDAAAEQGMADWFDLQPPTPGYAEQVFKHDFSGGGLAEVSVDNPAQDTRLALRFDTEGLPALHQWKMLGDGHYVLGLEPTNVDWSRGRAAAAAENALPRIAPGTSVSYHLEFHLSGSRSTTPGTEGSSQ